CAGAAGGACAGATTTTGTATGACCGTACATTTGGAGCCCATCATGTTACTTCTACCTTGGTATATAATCAACTCAGCCAGGTATATCCCTTTCAGGGAGATTTAAAACAATTTATTCCGCACCGGCAGCAAAACTATGCAGGAAGAGCAACCTATTCTTATAAAGACAAATACTTTACAGAGGTGAACATCGGATATAATGGCTCTGAGGATTATGCACCTTCCCGCCGGTTTGGATTTTTTCCGTCTTTTGGGGTAGGCTGGGTATTATCAAACGAGAAATTTTTTGAACCGCTGTCCAATGTGTTCCAGTTTTTCAAATTGCGGTATTCCAATGGTATTGCAGGTGCACCTGGAACAGGATTACGTTTTGGATATCTGACCCTGATTACTACAGGAGCAAGAGGAATTAACTTTGGTTTGCCCGGTAACAGTACCGGTATTTCTGGAATCAATATTTCTCAATATGGTGCAGATGTTTCCTGGGCTACAGCACATACACAAGATCTTGGCTTAGAGTTTAATGTTTTTAATAATAAGCTGTCCTTTGTGTTGGATTATTTTAAATCCTATCGTACCGGTGTATTCCTTACCCGTGCTGATTTCCCCAGTTATGCCGGACTTCAGTACAATCCGGTTGGGAACTATGGTACAGTAGATGCCTCGGGTTTTGACGGAACAGTGGAGTTAAAAGCTATTCCTCTTGGTCTGAAATCCAATATTTCATTCAGAGGAACATTTACTTATAATACAGATGTATTGGTTGAAAACAAGCAGGCTCCTTTTGCTGATCCTTATCAAGAGCGACGTGGACAAAATATTCTGGCACAGTTTGGTTATGTAGCAGAAGGGTTGTTTCAAAGTCAGGCAGAAATTGACAACAGCCCAGATCAAAGCGCATTGGGAAATCCGCGCGTTGGAGATATAAAATATAAAGACCTGAATGGTGATGGCGTAATCAATGTTTATGACCAGACAAAGATCAGCCGAGGCGACGTGCCTAATCTGGTGTACGGGTTTGGCTTCAATGTAAATGTTGGTCAATTTTATCTGAGTGCTTTCTTTCAGGGACTTTCGGGCGCTTATCGGACCATTGGTGGTGTAGCGCGGGTACCATTTAGCGGTGGGGGAAATGATGGTAACGTTTATGCAAATATTGTGGATCGTTGGACCGAGGATAACCACGCCGAGCATCCGTTTTACCCCAGACTGGGCTTTAGCAGCAATGCCACAGCAAATAATAACCAAGCGAGTACCTGGTGGGTAAAGGATATCAGCTTTATTCGCTTTAAAACACTGGATTTGGGCTATAATTTGCCGAAAGGAAGTTTTAAGCGGATCGGAATGCAAAATGCAAGAATCTATTTTTCGGGAGTGAACCTGCTTTACTGGAGCCCCTTTAAGCTTTGGGATCCGGAAATGAATACCGGTGATGGTAACACATATCCTAATACAAGGAATCTGTCGATAGGAATTCAAGCTAATTTTTAACTTAATGTAAATTCTGAATACAATGAAAAGTAGAATTATTATTATCGTCATTGTTTTGAGTGCGTTGTCAATATCCTGTAAACGGTTCCTGGATCAGATTCCGGATAACATTTTAAAGGAGGAAGATATTTTCAAGTCACTTGTAAACACCAGGGCTTATCTGGCGCAGGTGTATACAAATATGCCGGATGATTTTAGTGCGCGGTTCGCTCCAAGCAACTATGCCGGGCCGTGGACAGGAGCTTCCGACGAAGCCAATTATTGGTCGCTTTCATGGGTTATGTCCAATTCGCTTAACCAAAGCACATGGGATAATAACGTTGGGGGAACGTATTGGATTAACTGGTATAAACCGGTACGAACGGCTACGGATTTTATCAATAAAGTTGATGGCGCAAATCCTAACGAAGTAAATCCAATGATTAGGATGCACTATAAGGGCGAAGCACGTGCAATGAGGGCTTTATTTTACTTTTGGATGCTGCGTTTATACGGTCCGCTGATCATCCTTCCCAAAGAGGTGCCGGTAAATGGAACTGGGGATGAGATCTTTTTCAAACGTTCCACTTTTGATGAATGTGTAAACTACATAGTAGGACAATTGGATTCGGCCTACAGCGAAATAAAGCAATCGGTAGCAGGTAGCCCGCAGGCTGCTGATCAGCCACTTACCTATGGAACTACAAAAGAGTGGGGCCGTGTTACCACAGGCGTTTGTAAAGCATATAAGTTTCAGGTACTCATGCTGGCTGCAAGCCCGTTGTTTAATGGAAATAAAGAGCTGGCATCCTTAAAGAATCAGGATGGCACACAGCTGATTAATCAAACCTATGATCCAAATAAGTGGAAACTGGCGATAGATGCGGCAAAAGATTTTCTAAATGAATTTGATAATAAGACATATTCGCTTTACCGGGAATCTGATAGTGATCCCTGGGTAGCGGCCTATAAGTCTTGCAAAAATGTTATGATAAAAGATTGGAACTCGGAATGGATATTTGGAAAATCCATGGCCAGTGCAGGGGATTATTGGTACGACATCACCCCAAAATTGGTGGGATATGGAAATACTGTGGGTAAAGGTGCTGGTTTCCTTTCTGTAAATCAATCAATGGTAGACGCTTATAATATGAAGAATGGGTATCCGATCACACACCCTGAATCTGGATATGTGAATAGCGGATTTTCTGATTTTAAATCGCCCTATGACGTTAAGGCTAGGTCCACATTCAACCAGTGGGTAAACAGGGAGGCACGGTTCTACGTTGGAGTTACTTACAATAGAAGCTACTGGCAAAACCAGGGAGGTAGTTCTACAGAAGTGATACCTGTTTTTGAGTTAAGTGGTAATTCTGGCAAAACGCAGAGCTCCTGGGATGTGACTTCCACCGGGTATGTGGTACGGAAACAACTTGCAAGTAGCGGCGATAGCAGGGGATGGGTGCATCTCCGGCTGGCTCAGATTTATCTGGATTATGCTGAGGCATTGAATGAAGGAGATCCAGGCAATCCTGATATTCTGAAATACCTGAACCTGATCCGTGACCGGGCGGGGGTGGCACCGTACGGAGCCGGTGTAAATGCGATTCCGACACCTACAGGGCAAGATGAAATGCGGGAGGCAATCCGGCATGAGCGAATGGTGGAACTGGCATTTGAAAACGTCCGTTACTTCGACATACGCAGGTGGAAGATTGCGCCGCAAACCATGGGTGCAGATGTATATGGCATGAATGTATATGCAGATGGGAATGATTTTTACAAAAAAACGCTAGTCCAAAAGCGGCGATTTTTGCCCAGAGACTACTTGTGGCCGATACCCAATGATGAAGTTTTAAAAGATAAATATCTGGTGCAAAATCCCGGATGGTAAATAACAATAGGTTTACATTGATACTCTATTACAATTAAAGCAATAACATGAAGTGTTTTAATAAAAATATGTTCTTTACACGAATGCTGTTTTGGGCAGTTTCTGCAGGCTGTGGCAGTATCCTTATGATGGGCTGTGCCAAGTCAAAGGACCTCTATTCACCCGAAGAAGGAAAAATATATATGCCTCAGGCATACCAGGATCGGTCCGTAATGACCCTGTATAAAATGGACTCTATACAGCGGGTTGCTTTTGGGGCTTATTATTCTGGATTTAGTGGTCCTAGTTCGGATGTGACCGTCAACTTCGAAGTTGCGCCCTCTTTGGTGAATCAATATAATATAGCGAATGCTTATTTGGGATATACCTATTACCCTCTTCCGGATAGTGTTTATTCACTCTCATCTACCACGGGTACCATCAAAGCCGGTAAACAGAGCTCAGATCCGTTATTTATCTTGGTGAGCGGTAAAAAGATATCTTTTGGATATCACTATCTGTTGCCTATTAGAATAACTAGTGTTTCAGTGGGCAATAAAGACTCCTCATTATCGGTTGCTTATTTTAAACTTGATTCGTTGCTTACAAGGGTAAAAGATTTGACCTCATTAGGTACCTTAACCGTTAGCGATGAAAACCGTGATGGACCCAACGCAAAGGAGGGGTCCTCAAAGCTGGTGGATAACGATTATTCAACAAAATTTCTGAGTTTTAATTACAATCCGAATTTCTGGACACAGCTTAAATTGAGCACGCCGCAAAAGTTGGACGCCTATGAACTCACCTCAGGGAATGATGCTCCCGAAAGGGACCCCCGTAACTGGTTATTTCAAGGGTCGAATAATGGCACTGACTGGACAACCCTGGATACAAGAACAGGTGAAATATTTCTTGGACGGCAATTAACACGCCGTTTTAACCTGAGTACTCCAGACGCCTACACCTATTACCGGTTGCTGATAACGGCTAATGGAGGTGCCAGCCTGATACAGATCACAGAGTGGAAACTTGTTCAGTTTTATTAACATCGGAAAAGCGCCGGAAGCGCACTGCATGGCCTTTTACTAGCGGCTGAGGGGCAAATCATAAAAAGCATTTTTCACTTTCTGAAAGTTAGATGATAATCAATGAATGTAAGAGATTTTTTGGGTTTGGTCCTCCTCTTGGTCCTACTGCAATCAAACGTAGCGGCAGCCCAGGAAAAGACCGCCTTCCAGATCGCTGCTCCGTGGAATGAAGCTTATGATGTACGATCGGATATTGCCATCGTATATGGAATAAATGACGCGGGAGGAAAATTTGAAGAACGCGTTAAAGGATGGCGTGATAAGGGATACCAGGTGCATTTTATGACGGGCATTGCCTGGGGACAGTACCAGGATTATTTTAAAGGCGCTTTTGATGGGAAACCGCACTTTGATGAAGGCCAGGTACAGCGGAATGGCGATACCATCTGGCATGGTAAGGATGTGCCTTACATAGTACCATCTGGAAATTATCTCCGCTATATAAAAACTCACCTGAAGCGGGCCATTGATGCAGGCGTTTCAGCCATTCATCTGGAAGAACCGGAATTCTGGGCCAGGGCAGGTTACAGTGCTGCATTTAAAAAAGAATGGCAGCAGTATTACGGATCGGCCTGGCGACCGCAGCATGAGTCTCCGGAAGCTACCTATCTCTCGTCCAAGCTTAAATATCATTTATACCTTCGGGCACTTCAGGAAGCCTTTTCCTACGTAAAAACCTACGCTAAAAGCCAGGGGAAAGTGGTGCACTGTTATGTGCCCACGCATTCACTTTTAAATTATTCCTCCTGGCGAATTGTAAGCCCGGAAGCAAGCCTGGCCTCCCTGAAAGACGTGGATGGTTATATCGCGCAGGTTTGGACAGGCACTTCAAGAGAACCGGTTTACTACAATGGAATAAAAAAGGAACGAGTATTTGAAAATGCCTTCCTCGAATATGGATCCATGGTTTCCATGACCGCGCCTACCGGTAAAAAAATGTTCTTCCTTACCGATCCTATTGAAGACTGGCCACGTACCTGGGATGATTATAAAAAGAACTACGAGGCTACGTTTACTGCACAATTACTGTATCCAATGGTTGCGGATTATGAAGTAATGCCCTGGCCGAACCGTATTTACCTGGGACGGTTTAAATTGGAAAATGATACCATACGTTATCCCATTTCCAAAGCCTATGCCACCCAGATGCAGGTAATGGTCAATGCATTAAATACGATGCCACAATCGTCCAATAGGATCAGCGGGAGTCATGGAATTGGTGTGCTGGTGTCCAACTCGATGATGTTCCAGCGTTTTCCAACACATGCGCGATATGAAGATCCGCAGCTTTCTAATTTTTACGGAATGGCCCTGCCGTTGCTAAAGAACGGTATTCCCGTGGAAACTGTACATATGGAGAATCTCGAGCATCCCAATACGCTAAAGAATATCCGGGTGTTAATTATGAGTTATGCCAATATGAAACCTCTGTCGCAACAGTATCACCAGGCGCTGAACCGGTGGGTGCGCGCTGGTGGCATATTGCTTTACTACGGGCGGGATAGCGATCCGTTTCAATCTGTAAAAGAATGGTGGAACAGCAACGGGCTTGGTTATAAAACGCCATCGCAGGACCTGTTCCGGTTGTTCGGTTTCAAAGAAGGGCGGCAGGGATTTGTAAAAACCGGTAAAGGTCGAGTGCTTGTAAACCGTAAGGATCCTAAGGAACTGGTGCTGGAAGCGGGACAGGACGCAGCATTCCTGGCGTTGGTTGAAAAAGCCTATATGCTTTCGGGCAGTGGAATCTTGAAAAAGAAGAATCATTTTTTATTGAGAAGGGGGCCTTATATTGTCGCAGCGGCCCTGGATGAAAATGCAGATAAGATGCCGTTACGGATAAACGGCCCGGTGGTGGATCTTTTTGATCCGGAGTTACCGGTGCTGACTCAAAAGGAGGTGCAGCCCGGGCAGCAGGCTTTTCTATACGATCTGAAGACGATACAGGGAAAAAGACCGGTAATCCTGGCCGCGGCCGGGCGTGCCTATGATGAACAGTATCGACCGGGACAGTATTCATTCCTGCTTAAAAGTCCAACCGGCACGACCAACGCCATGCGTATTTATCTGCCGGCAGCGCCCAGGGAGGTACAGCTTGCCGTAAATGGGGCGAATTCCCGGTTGTTGCGAAACGATTGGGACGCCCACTCAAATACCCTGTTGCTGCAGTTTGAAAACGATAGCAGAGGCGTGCGGGTTGTAATAACGCTGTAAAAGTATACTTGTTGGAGATAGTTCGCCTGCAGGGACCAACTGTCCGGAATTGTTTGGTGAATACAAGAGTTGTATTTATTTTTGCTTTAACGATTAAGTTAAGCATATGAAACATACAGCTTGTTATTTGCTGATACTGTTATCAGGGGTTGCCATGAGCCTGGGTGCGCAGACACCGGTCACCTTTGCAACAGAGTCGGCACGCCTTTCCGATCTGAAAGCACTGCCCCGTTATCTGGAGGGTACTCTCGTAAATCAGGTGTCTTCCTATGATACTACGGGAGGAAACGACGACGGCTTTGGCGGTAAATATTCCTACCTGCGAAAAGAACCAGGCGGCCTGGTGATTTTTGATCAAAAGGGACAGGGAGTGATCGAACGGATCTGGACGCCCACACCTACGGATGATACGCTCGACTTTTATTTTGACGGCAATACCCGGCCGGGTTTATCCGTTAAATTCCGCGACCTGTTCAATAATACGACCCGGCCCTTCCTGAAACCATTAGCTGATCATAAAGTCGGAGGCTTTTACAGTTATATTCCCATTCCTTACAACAAAAGCTGTAAGATTGTATTCCGGGGAGAGAAGATCCTGTTTCACCAGATCCAGTATCGTAGTTATGATGCGCGTTATCGGGTGCATACCTTTCGCCGGAAAGACATAGAAGAAAGTGCCGGGTGGCTCCGGAAAGCAGCCGCATTATGGAGCGATGCCGATTATGATATCCGGAACTTTTATACCCGAACACCTGCTTCGGTTTCAAAAACAGTTTCCCTTGCGCCCGGCGTCGGCGTTGTTATAGCTAAACTGCAACAGGGAGGAAGGATCCTGGGCATTGAGCTGAAGCCCGCAGCCGCGCTTAAGGGTATCTGGAAACAACTGGATCTGAAGATTCATTGGGACGGAGACCCGGAACCGGCGGTATGGGTTCCGGCAGCGGATTTTTTTGGGTTTGCCTATGGTTCGCGGTCAATGGAGAGTTTGCTTCTGGGCGCCACCAGTGCAAAAGCATATAGTTATATTCCCATGCCCTTCGACCGGGAAGCTACGATAGAGCTGGTTTGCCGGGGCGGGCCCGCTGATTTGCCATCCCTTGACCTCTCCGTTACCGTATATTATTCGCGCGAAAAGCGCAATGCGGCAAAAGAAGGCCGGTTCTATGCATGCTGGAAAAATGAGCGTCCATTGTTGGGTGCTCCTTATGTTTTTTTAGAAGGAAGTGGGAAAGGACACTATGTAGGCACCCTGCTACAAGGCCAGGCTACCGACTTTACGAACTTTACAGAATTTTTCGAAGGCGATGATTACACCGCTGTCGATGGAAGGATGACGGCTCATGGCACGGGCTCCGAAGACTATTTTAACGGCGGCTGGTACGCTCAGCCGGGCGGTTGGGTAGAGCGACTGGGTGCACCGCTGAGCGGTTGCCTGGATTATTCGCTGCCCCTGGGTCGCACAGGCGGATACCGGTTCTTTTTAACTGATAAAATGCCGTTCAATAAAAGCTTCTTCCATTCCATAGAGCATGGTCCGGTTAATAATAACAGGTTGGTACAATACACTTCTGTGGCACTGTATTATGCCAACCGGCCCATTGCCCGTTCTCAAGCTTTAACCAATGAGGCTACTCAGGTATATGTACCGGACACCGTTACGTTCTATACCCGTTTGATGCGGCACCTGACCTATAATGGCAGCCTCCAGCTCCGGCGGGATGTTGCTACCTTGACGGGAAACGATAATGCCAGTCTGAACATAAATGTGGCGGAAGTGCCGCCCGGAAAATACAGCGTCTTCCTGCACCTGGTGAATTCGGAAGTCGATTATCTCGAGGTACGTCTTGCAGACGGGGTACGGAGCCAGGAATGGAAACCGGTGCCCGTTAATAAGGGACGAGCGCCTTTCGATGTGTTAATCGGAGAAATAGAGGTGGGCAATGGCTCCATCCCGGTGAACCTGCTCTTCCGGAGCAGGGACCCGCAGCCCAAACTGGAATTTGATCGGGTAACGCTGGCGAAGGAAAACTAGGGTATGGACCTGCTCTTTCGTTGGTATATACAACCAATAAGTGCCGGGAAGCGGGAGATCAATAACAGAATGTTGAACCAGGCTGAGTACGCCCGGATAAAAAAAAGAAAAGAAACAGCACAGAAAATATTTTATTCAATCAATAATCGCAATTTTTGTAATTTAGGTAATAATCGGTTGTTCTTATGAGAATGCGGCTACGGAACATCGGGAAATGATCATTCAATAAAAAAGGTTCATGATAAAGAAACGTGTATCACTAAAAGATATCGCGCAAAAAGTAGGGGTATCCACAGCTTTGGTGTCTTATGTGCTCAATGGTAAGGAGAAGGAGGCCCGGGTAGGAGAGGCAGCGGCAAAGCGGATAAAAAAAGTAGCGGCGGAAATGAACTATCAGCCGAACCTGATCGCCCGGGGATTGAAATTTGGAAAAACACATACACTGGGTCTTATTGTAGCCGACATATCCAACCCGTTTTTCGCAATGCTTGCCCGGATCATTGAACTGGAAGCCCAGAAGCGGGGCTATACCGTCCTGTTTGGCAGTAGCGATGAACAGTTGGAAAAATCACAAAACCTGATCAATACCTTTCTGAACCGCCAGGTAGATGGCCTGATCATTACTCCGGTGGCGGGTTCGCAGGCGCAGATTGAAGAACTACGAAATAAAGGCGTTCCGTTTGTGCTGATGGACCGGGGCTTTAGTGAGGTAGAAACCAATACTGTCGTTACGGATAATCATGATGCCATGTACAATGCAGTTAAGCTGCTGATCCGGAACGGGTATAAAAAGCCCGGAATGATTGCGTATGACACTACATTAACGCATATGACAGACCGTATTGCCGGCTACAGGGATGCCCTGAAAGACAGCGGCATTAAGTTCAACCTCAAATGGCTGGCCAAGGTTCCCTATGGCAACTATAAAGATCATGTTACCGCAGCGCTGGACCGTTTCCTCGATGCAAAAAACCGGGGGGTGGATTCCCTGGTTTTTGCAACCAACAGCATTTCGGTACAATCATTAAAAGTGATTCATGCACGGGGAATAAAAGTACCGCAGGATCTGGGAGTAATCAGTTTCGATGAAAGCGATGTGTTTGATTTTTTCTATTCCTCTATAACCTATATCAAGCAAAACCTCCAATCCATCAGCGAAAATGCAGTTCAGTCGCTGATGCAGGCCATTGATTCCCGTAGCAAAAAATACGTCAAAATTACCGTGCCATCGGTGATCGTGAAAGGAGAAAGCAGCAGCCGGCGTGCAACGCGGGGCGAATAAATCCTTCTTCTTTTTAAGAACTGCAGGCGATTTGTATTCCAGCGGAGAATAAAATTTGTGATTATGTGGAAACTTATTATTTTTGCTTAAACGTATAAGCGTTTCGATTTACGATTGTTCATCAAAAAATGTCTGTATGAAAAAAATTGGACTTCTGTTCTTGTCTGTAATTGCATTTTGCTGTGGCTTTGCCCAGCAGGAAAAATTTAACGGCCTTGATATGAGCCTGGGAAACCTGTCACGTCTCTCCGATGCCAAAACCCGTTCCATCAGTCCGGAGAACTTTACCGGTGAAAAAGGAAAGGGAGGAATGGCAGACCCGGTAAGGGATAAAGGAAAGCGCAATGTGGCCAATGCTGCTAATGAAGCGCGCGATCTCGGAAAGGGCTGGAAGGTAAATCCCTTTATTATTATCGAGCCAGGTGAAACCTTTACCATGGCAGATATTGCCGGTCCGGGAGCTATACAACATATCTGGATGACTCCAACCGGAAACTTTAATTTTTCAATTTTCCGTGTTTATTATGATGGAGAATCAGATCCTTCTATAGAGAGCCCGGTAGGGCCCTTCTTTGGCATCGGCTGGAATGAATTCTCTCCGTTGAACTCCCTGGCCATGACCGTAAATCCCGGCAGCGCGTTCAATAGTTACTGGAAAATGCCCTTCCGGAAGAATTGTAAAATTACGATGCAGAACCTCGATGCACAGCCTATGCGCCTGTATTACCAGGTAGATTATACGCTTACCGATGTCGGGCCCGATGAAGGTTATTTTCACGCGCAGTACCGCCGCAGCAAACCGAACATGAACGCATTGCATACCATCCTGGATGGCGTTAAGGGGAAAGGCCAGTATGTGGGCACGTATATGGGAATAGGTGTTACTAATAATGGCTGGTGGGGCGAAGGTGAGATTAAGTTCTTTATGGATGGCGATGATGATTATGCAACCATTGTGGGGACCGGCACGGAAGACTATTTCTGTGGTTCGTATAACTTCGAAAATAAACGGACCCGGCAGTACCAGGAGTTTTCAACAGCATATACAGGTTTGCACCAGGTGCTCCGGCCAGACGGCTTATACGGCTCGCAGATGCGCTTTGGCATGTATCGCTGGCATATTATGGACCCTATCCGGTTCGACAAGGAACTAAAGGTAACCATACAGGACCTGGGCTGGAAATCCGGAGGCCGCTACCTGCCCCAGCACTCCGATATTATTACGGTGGCTTACTGGTACCAGACTGAACCACATAAAAAGTTCCCTAAACTACCGGAGATGGATGTACTTGAAGTGAATTAGTGGAGATTGTTATGCGTGATGCACCGGCATCGGTAATAACATTGCCAGGTAACGTGTCATTTACACTCAGCGTTTCATTCTCGGCATCCGCCCCACAACAAAAAACAAACACATGAAGATAAAGAATACACTTTCTGTAATAGCTGCTGCTGCTGTTTGGGTGTCTTGTAATAGTGATACAAAAGCGCCAGGGGCTTCAGCAGATTCAACAAAAACGGATACAGTTATGGAAAACCATGCCCCCGGGAGTTTTGGTTATGATGCGCAGTTCCTGCGGCAAAAAGACAGCGGACTGATCGTGCTGAAAAGCAGTGATGGCGCGAGCCAGGTCATTGTTTCGCCGCGTTATCAGGCCAAAGTGTTTACCTCTACTGCCGACGGGCAGGCAGGCAGAAGTTTCGGATGGGTGAATTATAAAGCATTTGAAGGTCCCGAGGATGCACATATGAATGCGTATGGCGGCGAAGACCGGCTTTGGCTGGGACCGGAAGGGGGTGTGTTTTCGCTTTACTTTAAGCCGGGAGCAAAAATGGAATTTGCAAACTGGAAAACACCGGCACCCATTGATACGGAATCCTGGACACTCGATGCCTCAGATGCGGCGTCGGTTTCCATGAGCAAAGTAATGAACCTTCAAAATTATGCCGGCACTTCCCTGCAATTAAAAGCCGTACGGAAGGTATCGTTGATCGGGGCTGAAGCTATTGCTGCAGACCTGGGCTTGTCTCTTGCTTCCGGTATTAAATCGGTGGCCTTTAAAACGGTAAACAGTATTACCAACAACGGAATCACCGCCTGGGACGAAAAGACCGGAGCGCCCTGTATGTGGAACCTGGATATGTTTATGCCCTCCGAGGCCTGTACGATTGTAATTCCCTACAAGGACAACGCAACCGGAAAAGTAGCCACCACGGATTATTTTGGAGAGATTGCAAAAGACCGCATACAATATAACAACGGCTTGTTGTATTTTAAAGCAGATGGTAAATCACGTGGTAAACTGGGTATTCCTCCCGCAAGAGTAAAAGATGTAGCCGGTAGCTACGATGCCATCGGCAACGTGCTTACGATTGTTAAATACGATATCGATCCCGCAGGAAAATATTTAAACCAGGAGTGGCGTACAGACCGGGCACCGTTTAGCGGCGATGCCATGAATGCGTATAACGATGGGCCGCTGGCCGACGGAAAGCAGATGGGACCGTTTTATGAAATTGAAAGTGTGTCCCCGGCAGCCTTTCTCGAACCAGGGGCTACACAAACCCATAGGCACAGTGTGTATCATTTTACCGGCGATAAAGCAGCATTGAATGCCATCGCGCAGAAAGTGTTGGGTGTATCTGTAGACGTGATTGAAAAAGTATTTAGCAAGTAATCATGCTCGGATGATTGCCGGTTGATAGCCGGTAGCCGATAAGATCAACCTGTTGTACCGGTGCCCTCCGAAACCTGGGATCTAACAAAGCGTATAAAGTTTAATAGCTATAAAAAATGGCAGTAAAAAGAAAATCACAAAAAAATCAATATCCCAAGATCGGCATCCGGCCCATTATTGACGGGCGCCTGGGTGGTATACGGGAATCTTTGGAAGCAACAACGATGGGAATGGCAAAGGCTGTTGCAGCACTTTATGCCCGGGAGTTGCGTTACCCTGATGGATCACCGGTAGAATGTGTGATCGCCGATACCTGTATTGGCGGAGTGGCGGAGGCCGCGGCATGCGCCGAGAAATTTGCGGTCAGCAACGTCGGCGTTTCCTTATCCGTTACACCCTGCTGGTGCTACGGATCGGAAACCATGGATATGAACCCGGCAATACCCAAAGCGATCTGGGGATTTAATGGAACCGAACGGCCCGGCGCTGTATACCTGGCTGCCACACTGGCTGCGCATAATCAGAAGGGGCTGCCATGCTTTGGAATTTATGGCCGTGATGTACAGGATATGGGCGATGCTTCTATCCCCGCAGATGTACAGGAGAAGTTACTTGGTTTTGCCCGGGCTGGCATGGCTGTAGCGTTAATGAAAGGCCAGTCTTATCTGGCCATCGGTTCGGTATCGATGGGTATTGCCGGTTCCATTGTAGATCCCGCATTTTTTCAGGAGTACCTGGGAATGCGCAATGAATATGTCGATTCATCAGAAATCCTGCGAAGGATCCAGCTAAATATTTTTGATCCTGCAGAATTTAAAAAAGCCATTACATGGGTGAAGAAATCCTGTAAGGAAGGAAAGGATTATAACCGCAGAGAGAAGATTAAATCAAGAAAGGAAAAAGATAAAGATTGGGAGTTTGTGGTAAAGATGACCATGATCATCCGGGATCTGATGATTGGCAATCCTCGTTTAAAGGAGATGGGGTTTTCGGAAGAAGCACTCGGGCATCATGCACTGGTAGCGGGCTTCCAGGGGCAGCGGCAATGGACCGATTTTTTACCGGATGGTGATTTTTCGGAGGCGATGCTCAATTCTTCGTTCGATTGGAATGGCATTCGAAATCCGTATATGGTGGCAACGGAAAATGATTGTTACAATGGGGTGTCCATGTTAT
The sequence above is a segment of the Niabella agricola genome. Coding sequences within it:
- a CDS encoding RagB/SusD family nutrient uptake outer membrane protein, encoding MKSRIIIIVIVLSALSISCKRFLDQIPDNILKEEDIFKSLVNTRAYLAQVYTNMPDDFSARFAPSNYAGPWTGASDEANYWSLSWVMSNSLNQSTWDNNVGGTYWINWYKPVRTATDFINKVDGANPNEVNPMIRMHYKGEARAMRALFYFWMLRLYGPLIILPKEVPVNGTGDEIFFKRSTFDECVNYIVGQLDSAYSEIKQSVAGSPQAADQPLTYGTTKEWGRVTTGVCKAYKFQVLMLAASPLFNGNKELASLKNQDGTQLINQTYDPNKWKLAIDAAKDFLNEFDNKTYSLYRESDSDPWVAAYKSCKNVMIKDWNSEWIFGKSMASAGDYWYDITPKLVGYGNTVGKGAGFLSVNQSMVDAYNMKNGYPITHPESGYVNSGFSDFKSPYDVKARSTFNQWVNREARFYVGVTYNRSYWQNQGGSSTEVIPVFELSGNSGKTQSSWDVTSTGYVVRKQLASSGDSRGWVHLRLAQIYLDYAEALNEGDPGNPDILKYLNLIRDRAGVAPYGAGVNAIPTPTGQDEMREAIRHERMVELAFENVRYFDIRRWKIAPQTMGADVYGMNVYADGNDFYKKTLVQKRRFLPRDYLWPIPNDEVLKDKYLVQNPGW
- a CDS encoding BT_3987 domain-containing protein — its product is MKCFNKNMFFTRMLFWAVSAGCGSILMMGCAKSKDLYSPEEGKIYMPQAYQDRSVMTLYKMDSIQRVAFGAYYSGFSGPSSDVTVNFEVAPSLVNQYNIANAYLGYTYYPLPDSVYSLSSTTGTIKAGKQSSDPLFILVSGKKISFGYHYLLPIRITSVSVGNKDSSLSVAYFKLDSLLTRVKDLTSLGTLTVSDENRDGPNAKEGSSKLVDNDYSTKFLSFNYNPNFWTQLKLSTPQKLDAYELTSGNDAPERDPRNWLFQGSNNGTDWTTLDTRTGEIFLGRQLTRRFNLSTPDAYTYYRLLITANGGASLIQITEWKLVQFY
- a CDS encoding glycoside hydrolase family 172 protein; protein product: MKHTACYLLILLSGVAMSLGAQTPVTFATESARLSDLKALPRYLEGTLVNQVSSYDTTGGNDDGFGGKYSYLRKEPGGLVIFDQKGQGVIERIWTPTPTDDTLDFYFDGNTRPGLSVKFRDLFNNTTRPFLKPLADHKVGGFYSYIPIPYNKSCKIVFRGEKILFHQIQYRSYDARYRVHTFRRKDIEESAGWLRKAAALWSDADYDIRNFYTRTPASVSKTVSLAPGVGVVIAKLQQGGRILGIELKPAAALKGIWKQLDLKIHWDGDPEPAVWVPAADFFGFAYGSRSMESLLLGATSAKAYSYIPMPFDREATIELVCRGGPADLPSLDLSVTVYYSREKRNAAKEGRFYACWKNERPLLGAPYVFLEGSGKGHYVGTLLQGQATDFTNFTEFFEGDDYTAVDGRMTAHGTGSEDYFNGGWYAQPGGWVERLGAPLSGCLDYSLPLGRTGGYRFFLTDKMPFNKSFFHSIEHGPVNNNRLVQYTSVALYYANRPIARSQALTNEATQVYVPDTVTFYTRLMRHLTYNGSLQLRRDVATLTGNDNASLNINVAEVPPGKYSVFLHLVNSEVDYLEVRLADGVRSQEWKPVPVNKGRAPFDVLIGEIEVGNGSIPVNLLFRSRDPQPKLEFDRVTLAKEN
- a CDS encoding LacI family DNA-binding transcriptional regulator, with product MIKKRVSLKDIAQKVGVSTALVSYVLNGKEKEARVGEAAAKRIKKVAAEMNYQPNLIARGLKFGKTHTLGLIVADISNPFFAMLARIIELEAQKRGYTVLFGSSDEQLEKSQNLINTFLNRQVDGLIITPVAGSQAQIEELRNKGVPFVLMDRGFSEVETNTVVTDNHDAMYNAVKLLIRNGYKKPGMIAYDTTLTHMTDRIAGYRDALKDSGIKFNLKWLAKVPYGNYKDHVTAALDRFLDAKNRGVDSLVFATNSISVQSLKVIHARGIKVPQDLGVISFDESDVFDFFYSSITYIKQNLQSISENAVQSLMQAIDSRSKKYVKITVPSVIVKGESSSRRATRGE